The DNA sequence AATTAACGACGAGGCCGAGCGCGCCTCGGCCGGCATGACGGCATTGAGCGGCAAGGTGTCGGAAGCGGCGCAGAACGTCGAGCGGGTCCACGCCTTGCTCGACAATATCGAGCAGTCGGCCGGCGTGTCGCAGACTGAAATCCAGATGATCGCGGCGGCCTCGCGCGAGCACGTCGAGACGACGCAACTGATCGCGGAATCGATTTTGCGCATTCGCGACGGCATGCTGTCGACCGAGGAAGCATTGCCGCTGGCGTCGAAATCGGCGATGGTGCTGACCGAGCGGGCCGAAGCGCTGTTCGAGGCGGCCACCGAATTCGGCGTGCCGACCACGCACGATGAAGTGCGCGCGCTGGCCGAGCAGGGCGCGGCGCAGATCGGCGCGCTGTTCGAGGAAGCGATCGCCGGCGGCCGCATCAGCGAGACGGCCCTGTTCGACCGCAATTACAAGCCGATCCCGAACACCAATCCTCCGAAATATACGACCGCGTTCGACGCCTTCACCGACCGCACGCTGCCGGCGATCCAGGAACGCATCCTGGAGTCGCTGCCGCAGCTGGCCTATGCTGGCGCGGTCGACAACAACGGCTACTTCCCGACCCATAACCACAAGTTTTCCAAGCCGCTGACGGGCAATTACGACGTCGACCTGGTGAACAACCGCACCAAGCGCATCTTCAACGACGCCACCGGCGCGCGCTGCGGATCGAATACGAAACCGTCCCTGCTGCAGACCTACAAGCGGGATACCGGCGAGGTGATGCATGACTTGTCGGTGCCGATCTACGTGAAGGGACGGCACTGGGGCGGCTTTCGGGTCGGTTACCGTTCGAGCGCGCCGGCGGCCGACAAGGCAGCGGCGCCCGCCGCGGCCGGCAGCCGGGCAAACGTCAAGCGACTGGCGCACTGATCCCTGGCTTGCCGGGCAGTGGCCCGGATGGCGTCCTTACTCCCGGACCGACTCCATGACCTGTTCCCGGAACCAGCGGTTGGCCGGGTCGTTATCCATGTTCGCATGCCAGTACAGGAATACGTCGAAGGCCGGCACTTCCAGCGGGAACGGCAGGATCTGGTTGTCGAACTGCTGGTTGGCGATGCGCGCGTAGCGTCCCGGCATCGTCAGCAGCATGTCGGTTTCGCTCACCACCCGGCAGGCGGCGAAATAGTGCTGGCAGCGCAGGCGGATCTGCCGTTCCAGGCCGAAGCGGCTCAGCTCGAAATCTTCCAGCCCGGGGCCGCGCCGGCGCGAGCTGGCGAGGATGTGGTCCTGCTGCATGTAGGTGTCGAGATCGAGCTTGCCGTCGATTGCGGGATGCCCCTTGCGCGCCACCACCACCGTCGAATCCTGGTAGATCCGGGTGCGCATGATGTCGCCCGACAGCGGCAGCAGCACGTCGATGGCGCCGTCCAGCGTGCCGGCAGCCATTTCGCTCTCCAGCTCGCGCCGCTCGACGTGACTGGCGGCGACGTCGACCAGCGGTGCGGCCTGCCGCACGCGCAGCATCAGCGGCGGCAGGATGGTCGCTTCCAGCACGTCGCGCAAGGCGATGTTGAACTGCTTGGGCGTGCTGGCCGGGTCGAAGGTATGCAGGCCGTTCAATGTCACTTCCAGCCCGCGCAGGGCGCGCCGCACCGGCTCGATCATGTTGCGCGCCATCGGCGTCGACACCATCGCATGGCCCTGGCGCACGAACAGCGGGTCGTCGAACATCTGGCGCAGCCGTCCCAGCGCGTGGCTGATCGCCGGCTGCGTCAGGTTCAGCTTCTGGCTGGCGCGTGTGACGCTGCCTTCGGTATAGATCGCTTCGAAGACCGTGAACAGGTTAAGGTCGACCCGGGATATATGCATGAAATTTATTTGAAATAATAATAACTATTCATTTGATCGATTCTATACCCGGCGATATGCTCTTCACAACCCGCCGAATGCGGCGGCAGTTTGGGGAGACACGCTCGGCATGGGACAAATCTACCTGGTCCGGCACGGACAAGCATCGTTCGGCAGCGCGGACTACGACCAGTTGTCGGAACTCGGCCTGGAACAGGCGCGCCTGCTGGGCGAATGGTTTGCCAATTCGCGCCAGAAATTCCATCGCGTCGTCACCGGCGCCCTGAAGCGCCACCGGCAGACGGCGGATGCCTGCATGGCGGTGCTGCCCAAGGCGCACCGGGTCGATACCGACTGGCACACCGATCCGGATTTCAACGAGTACGACCACCACGAAGTGCTGGTGCGGCACCATCCGCCGTTCGACGATCCTGCCGAGATCAAACGCTTCCTGGCCGCCAGCCCGGATGCGCGCCACGCGTTCCAGGAAATCTTCCAGGCCGCGATGACGCGTTGGATGAGCGGCGAACATGACGCCGACTACCGCGAAACCTGGATGCAATTCCGCCAGCGCTGCGTGCGCGGATTGCAGCACCTGGTGGAAGGCGCCGACAAGTCGCAATCGATCATCGTGTTCACCTCCGGCGGCACCATCGCCACTATCTGCCAGCACGTGCTCGGGCTGGAGGATCGCCAGATGGCGCAGCTGAACTGGACGCTGGCCAACTGCGGCCTTACCAAGCTGCTCTATCAGTCGGGCGGCGCGCCGTCGCGCCGCGTGTCGCTCAGCTATCTCAACAATTACGCCCATCTCGAATGGCTCGGGCAGCCGCACACCATCACCTATCGCTAACCTATGACAAACGCAAACCTGTTCGACCTCTCAGGAAAAATCGCGCTGGTGACCGGCGCCTCGCGCGGCATCGGCGAATCGATCGCCAGGACGCTGGCCGCTTACGGCGCGCACGTGCTCGTCTCCAGCCGCAAGGCGGAGTCGTGCGACGCCGTCGTAGCCGCCATCCGCGAAGCGGGCGGCTCGGCCGAGACGATCGCCTGCCATATCGGCGAAATGGCGCAGATCGAGGCGATGTATGCCGCCATCGAAAGCAAGCACGGCCGGCTCGACATCCTGGTCAACAACGCCGCCACCAACCCGTACTTCGGCCCGATCGTCGATACCGACCTGTCGTCGTTCCAGAAGACGGTCGATGTCAACATCCGCGGCTATTTCTACAGCTCGGTGCATGGCGCCAAGCTGATGGCGAAGAACGGCGGCGGCAGCATCGTCAACGTCGCCTCGGTCAACGGTGTCATCCCCGGCGAAGGGCAGGGCATCTATTCGATCACCAAGGCGGCCGTGATTTCGATGACGCAGGCCTTCGCCAAGGAATGCGCGGCCTCCGGCGTGCGCGTGAACGCCTTGCTGCCGGGGCCGACCGACACCAAGTTCGCCGCCGCCCTGGTGCACAACCCGGCCGTGCTGAACCGCATGATGCCGCACGTGCCGATGCGCCGCGTGGCGCAGCCGGACGAGATGGCCGGCACCGTGCTGTACCTGGCGTCGAATGCATCGAGCTACACCACCGGCACCTGCATCAATGTCGACGGTGGCTATTTGATCGGTTAAGCAGCAAAAAACACAATCGCGCCTGGCGCATACACAACGGAGTGAAACATGGACTTTGACTACAGCCCCAAGGTAAAGGAACTGCAGAAGCGCCTCAATGCGTTCATGGACGAGCACGTCTATCCGAACGAAAAAGCCTTCTTCGACGAGATCGCGGAAAACCGCGCCAAGGGCGACGCCTGGATTCCGACCAAGGTAATGGAAGACCTCAAGCGGAAGGCCAAGGCCGCCGGCCTGTGGAACCTGTTCCTGCCGGAGTCCGACAAGGGCGCGGGTCTCACCAACCTCGAATATGCGCCGCTGTGCGAAATCATGGGCCGCGCAGGCTGGGCCGCCGAGGCGTTCAACTGCTCCGCGCCGGACACCGGCAACATGGAGACGCTGGAGCGCTACGCCAGCGAGGAACTGAAGCAAACATGGCTGAAACCGCTGCTGGAAGGCGAGATCCGTTCCTGCTTCGCGATGACCGAGCCGGCGGTGGCGTCGTCGGACGCGACCAACATCGAAAGCCGCATCGTGCGCGACGGCGATCACTACGTGATCAACGGCCGCAAGTGGTGGTCGTCCGGCGCCAACGATCCGCGCTGCAAGGTGTTCATCTTCATGGGCAAGACCGACCCGGACAACCCGAGCAAGCACAAGCAGCAGTCGATGATCGTGGTGCCGCGCGACACCCCCGGCGTGACCGTCATCCGCCCGCTGCCGGTATTCGGATTCGACGACGCGCCGCACGGCCACGGCGAAGTGCTGTTTGAAAACGTGCGCGTGCCGGTATCGAACATCCTGCTGGGCGAAGGGCGCGGCTTCGAGATCGCGCAGGGCCGCCTGGGGCCGGGCCGCATCCACCACTGCATGCGCCTGATCGGCTTGGCCGAGCGCGCGCTGGAACAGATGTGCAAGCGCACCCTGAAGCGCGTCGCGTTCGGCCGGCCGATCGCCGAGCAGACCGTGACGCTGGAGCGCATCGCCGAGGCGCGCATCATGATCGACCAGGCGCGCTTCCTGGTGCTCAATGCCGCCGACATGATGGACAAGGTCGGCAACAAGGCGGCGCTGAAGGAAATCGGCATGATCAAGGTCGCCGCGCCCAACATGGCGTGCAAGGTGATCGACTGGGCGATCCAGGCGCACGGCGGCGCCGGCGTGGCCGATCCGTTCCTCGCGCACGCTTACGCCAACGCGCGCACGCTGCGCATCGCGGATGGCCCGGACGAGGTGCACCGCAACCAGGTCGGCAAGCTGGAGCTGGCGAAGTACAAGCCGGCCAAGCCGGCGCAGTGAGCGGGGCCGCCATGCCGGAGCAAAACTTTGCCGGGAAAGCCGTCCTGGTCACCGGCGCCGGCGGCGGCATCGGTCGCGCCACCGCGCTCGCCTTCGGGCGCGCCGGTGCGCGGCTGGTGCTGTCCGATATCAGCGCGCAGGCGGGCGAGGAATCCGTCGCCCTGGTCAGGCAGTCCGGCGGCGAAGCCATCTTCGTCCAGGCGGATGTGTCGCGCGATGCCGAGGTGGAGGCGCTGGTGGCGAAAACGGTCGCGGCCTACGGCCGGCTCGACTGCGCATTCAACAATGCCGGCATCGAGGAGGAAAGCAAGCCGATCGGCGAATGCGAGGAAGCGCTGTTCGACCGCATCATGGGCATCAACGTCAAAGGCGCGTGGCTGTGCATGAAGCACGAAATCCGCCAGATGCTCAGGCAGGGCGGCGGCGTGATCGTCAACACCGCGTCGGTCGCCGGGCTGGTCGGCGCACCCTTGCAGGGCGTGTATGCAGCCAGCAAGCATGCGGTGGTCGGCATGACCAAGACCGCCGCGGCGGAGTACGGCAAGGCCGGCATCCGCGTCAATTCGGTGTGCCCCGGCGTGATCCGCACGGCGATGCTGGAGCGTGCCCTGGAGCGCGAGCCGCGCCGCGAAAAGCATATCGTGCGCGCGCACCCGATCGGGCGCATCGGCGAAGCCGCCGAGATCGCGGGCGCGGTGCTGTGGTTGTGCTCGGACGCGGCGTCGTTCGTGACCGGTCACCAGCTGGCTGTCGACGGCGGCCTGACCGCAATCTAAATGTTTATTCCAAAACTGGTTACTCCTTCCCCCTGATAATGGGGGAGGGAGTTTTTTCGTTTACAAGAGAATAAAGAGGCAGACTAAACGATGAAACGCGAAATGACGCCATTCCCCTGGATGAAATCCTACCCGCCGGGCGTGTTTTGGAACGCCGACCTGCAGGTCATGCCGGTACCGCAGCTGCTGGACGACGCGGCGCGGAAATGGCCGGATCTTCCTGCGCTCGAATTCATGGGAAAGCGCATCTCTTACCGGGAATTGCAGGCGCTGGCCGACCGCGCGGCCAAGGGTTTCCAGCGGCTCGGCGTCAAGCCGGGCGTGCATGTCGGGTTGTACCTGCCGAATACGCCGCACTACATCATTAGTTTTTTCGGCGTGCTCAAAGCCGGCGGCACGGTGGTGAATTATTCGCCGCTCGACGCCGAAAAAGTGCTGGAACATAAGGTCGAGGACAGCGAGACCGATTTCATCGTCACGCTCGACCTGGCTGCGCTGTATCCGCAGATGGACCGGCTGCTCGGCGGCACGCGCCTGAAGAAGCTGGTGATCGGGGATATCGCGGAAATGAGCGCCGCGCCGGATGCCGTGCGTGCCCATTTGCAGGAGGCGCAACAGCTGGCCGCGGTTGCGTCCGACGAGCGGCACCTGCGTTTCGCGCAGCTGCTGGACAATGACGGCGTCTACCAGCCGTATCCGATCGCCGATTTGGACGAGGCGATCGCGGTATTGCAGTACACGGGCGGTACCACCGGCTTGCCCAAGGGCGCCATGCTTACGCACGCGAACCTGACTACCGCATGCAGCCAGTTTCATGCGACGGTCAGCGGCGAACCCCGGGTGCTGGAAGAGGGCCGGGAGCGCGTGCTGGCGGTGCTGCCGCTGTTTCATATCTACGCGCTGACGGTCAACATGCTGTTCGGCATACGCATGGGCGCCGAGCTGGTGCTGCATACGCGCTTCGAGCTGGAGGCGGTGGTCAAGGATCTCGCCGCCAAGAAGATCACGATCTTCCCCGGCGTGCCGACCATGTACACCGCGATCATCAATCACCCCGGCATCGCCGACTACGATCTGAGCTCGCTGAAATTCTGCGGCTCGGGCGGCGCGCCGCTGCCAGTCGAGGTCAACCAGAGCTTTCAACGACTGACCGGCTGCTGCCTGGTCGAGGGCTGGGGCATGACCGAGACGTCGCCCACCGGCACTTTCACGCCCGTGTACGGGATGCAGAAGGTGGGATCGTGCGGCATGCCGATGCCGGGCGTGACGCTCAAGTTCGTCGGCGTCGACGATCCGGCGCGGGAAGTACCGCTGGGCGAGCGCGGCGAGCTGTGCATCAAGGGCCCGAACGTAATGAAAGGCTACTGGAAAAAGCCGCTGGCCACGCGCGAGGCGATGACGGCGGACGGATTTTTCCGCACCGGCGACGTCGGCTACATGGACGAGGATGGCTTCGTCTACATCGTCGACCGCACCAAGGACATGATCCTGTGCGGTGGCTACAACGTCTACCCGCGCAATATCGAGGAAGCGATCTACGAGCATCCGGCCGTGGCGGAGGTGAGCGTGATCGGCATTGCGGATGCGTACCGCGGCCAGTCGCCCAAGGCATTTGTCACGTTGAAGCCGGGGGCGCCGCATTTCACGCTGGAAGAGCTCAAGACTTTCCTCAAGCGTCGTCTCGGCAAGCACGAGATGGTGCAGTCGCTGGAAATCCGCGACCAGTTGCCCAGGACTCCGGTCGGGAAATTGTCGAAGAAAGAGCTGTACGAGGAAGAGGCGAGGAAGGGCGCGAAGGGAGGAGCGGCGGCCTGAAGGGAAGGGGTCGAGAAGGTGTCGATGTGCGGGACTCAGGCCATGAAACAGTCCCGCACCAGATGTTCGACACCGAAGACGTTCGCCCCCAAAGACAACCGCGGGCAGAACCCGCGGTAACGGCCCGGCTAGCGCGGCGTGCCGCGGCGCAGCAAATTCACGATCGCCAGCAATACCACCGCGCCGAGGAAGGACACCAGCAGCGAGGAGATGCTGAAGTCGTTCTGGTTGATGGTGCCGGTGCCGAACAGAGGCGCCAGCAGCCAGCCACCGAGCAGCGCGCCGACAATGCCAACCACGATATTGAGCAGCAGGCCTTGCTGCGCATCGGTGCGCATCACGAGGCTGGCCAGCCAGCCCAGAATACCGCCTACGACGATCCAGATAATGAAGTTCATATAAACCTCCAGTATGTTGAAAAACTGCTATGTGAAATAGACTGGCCGCTGTTGAAATGGTTCAGCCTGTCCCCGGAACGCGCGGCCAGCCTGCGATATGCCCGTCGTTCCGTTCCGATGCGCCGCCGCCGCGCCGGAACGGAAGCGGCGAGAAGCCGACTTCGTCCTCGATCAGCACGGTCGCGCCCTGTTTCGACGCCGTCAAGTCAGTGGCATAGTCATAGGCATCCTCCTTCTCGTCAAATGACGCAAGCGGTTCTTCCGATTCCTTTTCCGATACATCCCATCTGCCATTGATGCCGGGCGAGATGCAGATCACCGGTACCTGGTTCCGATCGCGTTCCATCATGGACGCTCCAGCCCTTGCCGCACGCTGCGCGGCGTTACGAATGCTTGTACTTGGCTTTCGCTTCGTCCACGCATTTGTCCTTCTGCGCGCCGGACAGGCTGTCGCATTTCTCGCGTGCGGCCTTGTAGGCGGCCTCGTCCTTGTCTTCACGCGCATCCTTGCGTGCCTGGGCGGATTTCCCCTCGGCCTTGGCGTCGGCTTTGGCGGCGGTCTGCTTAGCCTTCGCTTCCTTGACGCAGACGTCCTTCTCATTGCCTTTCATCGCATCGCACTTGGCCTTGGCGACTGCGTAGTCGGCATCGGCTTCCTTCTTGCGCGCGTCCGCTGCCGCTTTCGGCGTGCCCTTGTACTTCGCTTCGGCGGCCGCCTTGGACTTGTCGCGCGTGGCCTTGGCCTCGGCTACGCACACATCCTTGTCGTTGCCCTTGAGAGCGTCGCATTTTTCCTTTGCAGCCTTGTAATCCGCGTCTGCGGTATCCTTGGCATGCTTGTACTCTGCCTTGGCGGCGTCACTGGCGGCGGCGGCCGGCCCGGCCAGGCCGAACGCGGCGGCGGCAAGCAGCAGGGTGGCGAATGCAGTCTTCATCTTCCAGCTCCTTTCTAGTTAGTTGCGAGAGAAACGTGATTGGTGCCGCGCTCATCGCCGGCGGCGCGGCGCGGGCATCAATGCAGGCCCCGGTTTTTAAAGCGCGTGATCTGGTCTTCCGCTTCGTCCTTGCTGATGCCGTATGCTTCCTGGATCTTTCCCGCCAGCTGATCGCGCTGGCCGGCAATCATGTCGAGTTGGTCGTCAGTCAGCTTGCCCCACTGTTCCT is a window from the Noviherbaspirillum sp. UKPF54 genome containing:
- a CDS encoding CsbD family protein, with the translated sequence MNWDTVAGNWTQFKGKVKEQWGKLTDDQLDMIAGQRDQLAGKIQEAYGISKDEAEDQITRFKNRGLH
- a CDS encoding methyl-accepting chemotaxis protein, which translates into the protein MGRHLLRFLVPLMAAAAGGTALAALLDWLAGAAIGAVTLAAIASLCSAAVVMLAIRSRPDGNSRFAARAGGVLDHFMIGSAETSYFVDSIKKKIDQDLQITEDIVGRSRQTAQTTEQIAANAERASKIASDVRSESVAGRAEVDQGLRRISNARQDAQAASEVMTHLQEKSRRIHVITEVINEIAARTNLLALNAAIEAARAGEHGRGFAVVAGEVRQLAQRTKSATDDIGVMVREINDEAERASAGMTALSGKVSEAAQNVERVHALLDNIEQSAGVSQTEIQMIAAASREHVETTQLIAESILRIRDGMLSTEEALPLASKSAMVLTERAEALFEAATEFGVPTTHDEVRALAEQGAAQIGALFEEAIAGGRISETALFDRNYKPIPNTNPPKYTTAFDAFTDRTLPAIQERILESLPQLAYAGAVDNNGYFPTHNHKFSKPLTGNYDVDLVNNRTKRIFNDATGARCGSNTKPSLLQTYKRDTGEVMHDLSVPIYVKGRHWGGFRVGYRSSAPAADKAAAPAAAGSRANVKRLAH
- a CDS encoding SDR family oxidoreductase, with the protein product MPEQNFAGKAVLVTGAGGGIGRATALAFGRAGARLVLSDISAQAGEESVALVRQSGGEAIFVQADVSRDAEVEALVAKTVAAYGRLDCAFNNAGIEEESKPIGECEEALFDRIMGINVKGAWLCMKHEIRQMLRQGGGVIVNTASVAGLVGAPLQGVYAASKHAVVGMTKTAAAEYGKAGIRVNSVCPGVIRTAMLERALEREPRREKHIVRAHPIGRIGEAAEIAGAVLWLCSDAASFVTGHQLAVDGGLTAI
- a CDS encoding histidine phosphatase family protein; amino-acid sequence: MGQIYLVRHGQASFGSADYDQLSELGLEQARLLGEWFANSRQKFHRVVTGALKRHRQTADACMAVLPKAHRVDTDWHTDPDFNEYDHHEVLVRHHPPFDDPAEIKRFLAASPDARHAFQEIFQAAMTRWMSGEHDADYRETWMQFRQRCVRGLQHLVEGADKSQSIIVFTSGGTIATICQHVLGLEDRQMAQLNWTLANCGLTKLLYQSGGAPSRRVSLSYLNNYAHLEWLGQPHTITYR
- a CDS encoding GlsB/YeaQ/YmgE family stress response membrane protein — protein: MNFIIWIVVGGILGWLASLVMRTDAQQGLLLNIVVGIVGALLGGWLLAPLFGTGTINQNDFSISSLLVSFLGAVVLLAIVNLLRRGTPR
- a CDS encoding acyl-CoA dehydrogenase family protein, with the translated sequence MDFDYSPKVKELQKRLNAFMDEHVYPNEKAFFDEIAENRAKGDAWIPTKVMEDLKRKAKAAGLWNLFLPESDKGAGLTNLEYAPLCEIMGRAGWAAEAFNCSAPDTGNMETLERYASEELKQTWLKPLLEGEIRSCFAMTEPAVASSDATNIESRIVRDGDHYVINGRKWWSSGANDPRCKVFIFMGKTDPDNPSKHKQQSMIVVPRDTPGVTVIRPLPVFGFDDAPHGHGEVLFENVRVPVSNILLGEGRGFEIAQGRLGPGRIHHCMRLIGLAERALEQMCKRTLKRVAFGRPIAEQTVTLERIAEARIMIDQARFLVLNAADMMDKVGNKAALKEIGMIKVAAPNMACKVIDWAIQAHGGAGVADPFLAHAYANARTLRIADGPDEVHRNQVGKLELAKYKPAKPAQ
- a CDS encoding SDR family oxidoreductase translates to MTNANLFDLSGKIALVTGASRGIGESIARTLAAYGAHVLVSSRKAESCDAVVAAIREAGGSAETIACHIGEMAQIEAMYAAIESKHGRLDILVNNAATNPYFGPIVDTDLSSFQKTVDVNIRGYFYSSVHGAKLMAKNGGGSIVNVASVNGVIPGEGQGIYSITKAAVISMTQAFAKECAASGVRVNALLPGPTDTKFAAALVHNPAVLNRMMPHVPMRRVAQPDEMAGTVLYLASNASSYTTGTCINVDGGYLIG
- a CDS encoding long-chain fatty acid--CoA ligase — its product is MTPFPWMKSYPPGVFWNADLQVMPVPQLLDDAARKWPDLPALEFMGKRISYRELQALADRAAKGFQRLGVKPGVHVGLYLPNTPHYIISFFGVLKAGGTVVNYSPLDAEKVLEHKVEDSETDFIVTLDLAALYPQMDRLLGGTRLKKLVIGDIAEMSAAPDAVRAHLQEAQQLAAVASDERHLRFAQLLDNDGVYQPYPIADLDEAIAVLQYTGGTTGLPKGAMLTHANLTTACSQFHATVSGEPRVLEEGRERVLAVLPLFHIYALTVNMLFGIRMGAELVLHTRFELEAVVKDLAAKKITIFPGVPTMYTAIINHPGIADYDLSSLKFCGSGGAPLPVEVNQSFQRLTGCCLVEGWGMTETSPTGTFTPVYGMQKVGSCGMPMPGVTLKFVGVDDPAREVPLGERGELCIKGPNVMKGYWKKPLATREAMTADGFFRTGDVGYMDEDGFVYIVDRTKDMILCGGYNVYPRNIEEAIYEHPAVAEVSVIGIADAYRGQSPKAFVTLKPGAPHFTLEELKTFLKRRLGKHEMVQSLEIRDQLPRTPVGKLSKKELYEEEARKGAKGGAAA
- a CDS encoding LysR family transcriptional regulator, which translates into the protein MHISRVDLNLFTVFEAIYTEGSVTRASQKLNLTQPAISHALGRLRQMFDDPLFVRQGHAMVSTPMARNMIEPVRRALRGLEVTLNGLHTFDPASTPKQFNIALRDVLEATILPPLMLRVRQAAPLVDVAASHVERRELESEMAAGTLDGAIDVLLPLSGDIMRTRIYQDSTVVVARKGHPAIDGKLDLDTYMQQDHILASSRRRGPGLEDFELSRFGLERQIRLRCQHYFAACRVVSETDMLLTMPGRYARIANQQFDNQILPFPLEVPAFDVFLYWHANMDNDPANRWFREQVMESVRE